The Entelurus aequoreus isolate RoL-2023_Sb linkage group LG04, RoL_Eaeq_v1.1, whole genome shotgun sequence nucleotide sequence cacgtggaaagtttaagtgtgggctttagttgatataacactcccgtcagggggtgcattctacggcgggggtgcattatccacaaggaggcgggattacttctagcctcagccagtgcgtcttcgcagcagttgtatgattgctcagcacaagaaatactttacacacatacagttgttgaaaaaatacactttacattatatacctcagctaactaaactatggaaatgtataatataattcatatagcaatacggtctcactgcacagcaggccagcagttagccgagtccgcaatccatggtgaggctcaactgagtgacgtgcctcaactggctgctgatcacagcaagtctcttctcagtatttgaacagcaaatgtgaaaattcagcgattttgaataaaaatcatctaaaactggtgaagttaaatggaaaataactttatagtataaccactggatacatataacaatttaattcattttttttctttttacattttttttctttccatgatggcaggtgaggccccgcctcacctgcctcccctgactgcatgtCACTGTGTCAGATAGACACATTGTGATGTGTTTTCATAAGaacacaatgacctggatgaatgagaatatccATAGGCACGTTTTCATAATCAATGTTCATGATAGTCATTAAAGTCATTTATCTAACATTGGCAAAGAAAGGGTTCTCCCCCTAGAGCTTGTTGTGGTGGTCGTTGTTCCCATTCCTGAGCTAAACTCCAATTTCAGCAGCCTCTTCTGCAGGAAGACAGGACAGAAGGTGGTGACGTAGGCGTCCTTGAAACCCGAGTGACAGAAGCAGTAGACCAGCGGGTCAAGCAGGCAGTCGATGTAGGACAGAACCATGAGGCTGTCGTACACCTGAGCCGCCACATTCTCCGCTTCCGGCCTCATCCCCAGCCGTGTTGCCAGCAGCACCGCTCGGGCGATGGTGGACGGCAGGAAACAGATGGAGAAGAGCACCACCACGGACGTGACCACATATGATGCTCTCCTCAGTTTGCTCTTGTCACCCACTGTCTTCCTTCTCAGTCGGTGGACGATGCGCACCGTGCAGAAGACCAGAATGATGAAAGGGAGGAGAATTTCAGCGAAGAAGACCACCTTCAGAAGTTAAGATAAGATTATCATACAGCACAGTTAATCAATTGTTTTGATTGTATAAAAGATGCTCGGTTAAATTGTGAGAAAACTTGAAGCAGGTGAGGTaagtttttggtgttattttaggAGGTTTGATACAAAAAAGATATGAGTGGCTCAGCAGTACCTCCCTGGAGGTGTCCGTCACGTCCTGAGAGAAGGTGTTGTTGACTCGGCCGTAGCTGTTGCAGCACTCAAAGGTGTTGAGCATGGTGGGGATGGTGAGGGGCAGCAGAAACAGCCAAATGACCACCGAGATTTGGGGGGACTTCTTCAGGACTTTGACAAAGTTCCTCCTGCCCAGGTGGACCACGTTGAAGTAGCGGTCAATGGACAGCATGACCAGGAAGGCAATGCTGGCGCCGCGGTTGAGGAAGACCATAAAGAGCATGGTCTTGCACATGATGTAGTTGGGACTGCGTCTCTGGCCCCGCTGGTAGTGGTAGGCCTTGGCAGGAAGACATGCCACCAGCAGGAAGTCTGCCACCACAATGTTGAAAAGGAAGATGCTCTTGTTCTTCCAGAACTTGAACCTAAATAAGAAGAATTGGATCCATACTGAGAACAGTTGGCAATATTTTGCTTATAATAGCTATAAATTGAGAGAGCTAaaatatgattatgattattgTGTTTGTGGTTTGCAATGTTGTGTAACAACACTGCAAACCACAAACACAATAACCACTATGTATCCCACATGGTATCTGCTCATTTGTAATGatattgtgtgtgtaaatgtatcatATAAATTGTACAACAAGACAATCTGTAGCTAAAAACAGTTTGAAGTAGTATTCCTCAATTATTAAATCCCACTCCGTCTCCACATCACAACAATCATcagcacacactatatatatgtgtatatacgtacacacattcacatgtatatatatacatattcacatgtacatatactgtatacatatacatatatacaagtatatatacataaatatatatacacatatatctacatatatatatatatatatatatatatatatatatatatatatatatatatatatatatatatatatatatatatatatatatatatatgtatatatattattatagagTActcaatgttgttgggtttttgatTAGGACTTTTGGATGGACATGCATTGCGACCTTTGCAGGTGACTCGGACTAGCCTTCTCTGGGCCTATGGCTGCATGTGCTTGGTTGATCAGGGTTTAGTGCTTTCTGCATGTCTCGCTGATCTCTGGTGGTGGGCTGTGTGGCGTAGACCACAACCACCTGCTGGTGGCGCTAAATGAAACTCTGGGCTCAGTGGCAGCTTCTCTCTGAAAGCGACCTGTTTGAAGCCTTGCAATGGAGAGGAACTGAGGACCGATGCTGCATAAAGATCttggaactttagataaaactgaggtaattagtTAGTTTTTGCAAcgacaaactttcttatcatgggcgcacatcaagtttaaaatagcatcCTAAAGCGAAACGTGAACGTGAGGATGGCGTCACCAGCATAGCATGAATGCTACGTGGACAGCAAACAGAGGACAACAAACTATGCTGGCCGAGTTTGTCTGTGTTTACCACAAATAACTAAATAGCGTTTCAAAATGGACAGCCACCGCACAGAAGACATTAACATCTGTAAAGACCAAGTGCTGCAAGATGTGTCAGGAAGTggtggtgacaaaccccaagatgcagagatggcaggcttggtatatatatatatatatatatatatatatatatatatatatatatatatatatatatatacaccaagcctgccatctttgcatcttgtgtatatatatttatgtatatatacttgtatatgtatatatgtatatgtatacagtatatgtacatgtgaatatgtatatatatacatgtgaatgtgtgtacgtatatacacatatatgtgtatagatacattcatacatatgtacacacacacacacacacacacacacacacacacacacacacacacacacacactcacacacgcacgcacgcacacacgcacgcacgcacgcacacacacatttatataaggGCTGTCAAGTcattattttttaatcagattaattacactcTTGAACTGtgtttaatcacaggttattatttgcttgcataaataaaattTGCCGAACAAATACCCCAAAATTCAGATAAAAATGCAATTTGGTAGTAAGAATGTCCTACAGGAatggttttaaatgttttactgatctGCAAgacttgctcaaaacttggtgacagtaagtatagtaagaatcAGGTGCAgattttgaaagtctttgcaataatatagcaaactaGGTACATATGTACTATACAGTATTTTAATTGATGATGTAATAAAGATATccataaacaactttacatagtGCACCAATTACATCTGCATTTACTATTCCTTAGTTTAACCAGTTCAAAAAAATGTAGAGCAATTTTTCATTTTATTAGTGCAGTTGGATCGGATGTGACGTCACGCGTTCTTATTGTGAAGccggacgtgtgtgtgtgagagaagacGAGAAGCCAGTGTGTTGACGAGAGACGTGATGGTTGTCAATATAGaacttgattgattgagacattgattgagacttttattagtagattgcacagtacagtacagtacatattccgtacagttgaccactaaatgataacacccaaataaatttttcaacttgtttaagtcggggtccacgttaatcaattccttTGATTGCCTCTCGATTCCCTCATTACTTTCTGTCATTTGTGCTGGGCTTCATCGAATTACAAAACCTCATTTACACAAACAAGCGACCTCACTTTTTCAGATGACGGCGCTAATCTGTTTTTTTGTACAAACTACCTCTAGTTTGTACGACGTTAGTTGGCAACATGAACAACAtcttgtcaggcttgtcactggcagtttggttatgttttagttttccctctgtttgtgtttaatttcctgtcagcgctcttttttctgttcagtttcctgcttgcctcccttagcgctgtttcccctcagctgcggctgattggcacctggccacacctggtgtcaatcagtcggctgctatttatacctgccttgccctccagtcagtgctggagtattgtttgctgtatgctgtggactgtttgcCGTCTCCAGTTCTCCCTGTTTCTTGTATGCTGTGAGCTATtccctggttcctgtttgctgtttcctgCCTCCTGGTTCGTGTTTTACCTGcatttttttggacattaaattcatgttttcctgcaccaagcctgccatctctgcatcttggggtttgtcaccaccACTTCCTGACACATCTTGCAGCACTTGGTCTTTACAGATGTTAATGTCTTCTGTGCGGTGGCTGTCCATTTTGAAACGCTATTTAGTTATTTGTGGTAAACACAGACAAACTCGGCCAGCATAGTTTGTTGTCCTCTGTTTGCTGTCCACGTAGCATTCATGCTATGCTGATGACGCCATCCTCACGTTCACGTTTCGCTTTAGgatgctattttaaacttgatgtgcgcccatgataagaaagtttgtcgTTGCAAAAACTAactaattacctcagttttatctaaagttccaaGATCTTTATGCAGCATCGGTCCTCAGTTCCTCTCCATTGCAAGGCTTCAAACAGGTCGCTTTCAGAGAGAAGCTGCCACTGAGCCCAGAGTTTCATTTAGCGCCACCAGCAGGTGGTTGTGGTCTACGCCACACAGCCCACCACCA carries:
- the LOC133647833 gene encoding 12-(S)-hydroxy-5,8,10,14-eicosatetraenoic acid receptor-like gives rise to the protein MMDSIDRNVDHCNVSNNATYNMLSWIVAGQFALGLPLNLSVLYIFIFRFKFWKNKSIFLFNIVVADFLLVACLPAKAYHYQRGQRRSPNYIMCKTMLFMVFLNRGASIAFLVMLSIDRYFNVVHLGRRNFVKVLKKSPQISVVIWLFLLPLTIPTMLNTFECCNSYGRVNNTFSQDVTDTSREVVFFAEILLPFIILVFCTVRIVHRLRRKTVGDKSKLRRASYVVTSVVVLFSICFLPSTIARAVLLATRLGMRPEAENVAAQVYDSLMVLSYIDCLLDPLVYCFCHSGFKDAYVTTFCPVFLQKRLLKLEFSSGMGTTTTTTSSRGRTLSLPMLDK